The stretch of DNA ATTTTGGTCGCCGGTTCCGCCTTCCATGCATTGCCTCTTTTCCGGAAAGGAGGTATTAAAGATGGACACAAAAGTTGGTTATTTCGCATCGATCGAGCAGTACAAGCCGATGGATGCACTTGAACAGTCAGTACGTGCAGAAAAAGTCGGATTCGATTCCATCTGGGTCGACGACCACTTCCACCCCTGGTACCACGACGACGCACAGTCGGGCCAGGCATGGGCATGGATGGGTGCAACTCTCCAGGCGACCAAGAAGGTATTTGTCTCGACATGCATCACATGCCCCATTCTCAGGTACAATCCCGGTGTCGTTGCACAGACCTTCGCCACACTCCGCCAGATGTACCCGAAGCGTGTCGGTATCGCGGTAGGAGCGGGAGAGGCATTGAACGAAGTTCCGGTCACCGGACAGTGGCCCAGCGTTCCGGAAAGGCAGGAGATGACGGTCGAGGCAATCGAGGTCATGAGAAAACTCTGGGAGAGCGATAAACCCGTCACCTTCAAGGGCAAGTACTACAACCTTGAAAAGGCGTTCATGTACACCAAGCCCGACGACGAAGTCCCGCTTTACTTCAGCGGAATGGGACCCAAGGGTGCAAAACTCGCAGGAAAGTACGGCGACCACCTGATGACGGTCTCCGCCGACACCGATACGCTCAGGAACATGACGATCCCGAAGTTCGAAGAGGGTGCAAAGGAAGCAGGCAAGGACCCGAAGAAGATGGAGAAGGCCATGCTGATCTGGTACTCCGTCGATCCCGACTTCGAGAAGGCCGTAGAAGGAAACAGGTTCTGGGCAGGATGCCTTGTCCCGTCTATGTTCAAGTACCGTGTCAGCGACCCGCCGGAAGTTCAGGCACATGCAAACCTCGTACACACAGATACGATAAAGAAGAACTTCCTCTGTGCTACCGATGCCGAAGGTCTGATCAAGGAGATCGAGAGGTTCAAGGAAGCAGGTATAAATCACTTCTGCCTTGGAAATTCGAGCCCGAACGTCAACTACGGTATCGACATCTTCAAGGAAGTTATTCCGGCAGTAAGAGACTGAATCAATCCACTTCATTCTTTTCAGCCTTAAGAACAGGAGGATAGAAATGTACCATAAAAACAACAAAGACGCGTTTGATAAAGGGGTTGTTTTCTTCTCCGATATCGAGATAGAAAGCGACAAGAAGGAATGGTACGAGCACCCGGCATGCAAAGGGGTATTTCTCAAGGATCTCGTAACAGGCAAGGATACGGACGGCAGATTCAGCTATCACCTTGTCCGTGTACAGAAAAACTGCGAGGTCATGGATCATGATCATGAAACCCAGTGGGAGTTCAACAGGGTAATCGGCGGGAAAGGAGTCTTCTTAATGGGAGACAAAGAGATCGTTCTCGCCCCCGGGCAGACCTTCGTCACACCGCCGAAGATCCATCATACCGTAAGTGCATATGACGACGAATTATCGCTCCTTGCGGTATTCATTCCGGCACTGGCATGATTGCAGCACACAAATTCCCTCTCGCTTCATCCCGGACAAAATTCCACCAATCATTTTTTTTCTCCGGGAACCGACACTGACACCACTTTGAAAAAAATTTATGAAATAACGGATCATCCACACTTCTTTTTTATTCTAAACTGATTATTGCGGCGTATGTTTGCCTGAAAAAAATGAAATGCTTGATTATTAGATCCTTTTAAAGATCTAATCTGTTGTAATCCTCTCAAATCCTCCCGATTGCTTTGTAATTGTGGAATATGCTCCTTTGCCGTTGAATTCTTTCATAATTTCATCGGAAACTGCAATTACATCCACATCACTGAAACGATCGGGGTACAATACTGAACCGACATAATAACTGTCTGCAAAGACGAGTTCATGGTTTAGGCCATATCCGGGATAGGGGAGTACTCCGTAGACTTCTCCTTCATCAACGGCCTTAACAGTGTCATAAAGGCCGGATGAAAGTTCATCCTTTATCAGTACAATGTTTGATACATCTGCAAAGATTACTGACGGGTCCCAGCCGATAATCTGCTCTTTGCTGATCTCAACCGTATTTGAGGCTGACTCTACTCCTGAAGCGACATTATCGGAATTTGTCCAGACAAACGGCGGGTACTTGATCTGTGTCGAGGCAAGACCGAAGGCACCCTGCTTTGACAGACCGCCTACATAAACAGGCACTATTTCATCCTCTGATATGCCGTCCGTTCTCTCTTCCAGGTCGGTTACAAGGCTTTTAATATAGGATTTCAGTTCTACCGCCCTTTCTTCCTTATCGATTATTTTTGCGATCAGGTCAAGTGATTGATAGAGATCGTTGTTGTCGTCCATATAATCTATAAAACCTATTCTTCCCACTCCCGGTTCAATTACGACAACCGGGATTCCGGTTTTTGCCTGGAGTTCGTCGGCGGTTGCAACATCAAAATAGGATGCAACAATAAGATCGGGTGATACTTTGACAATCTCTTCCAGGTAAGGAGTACCTGCACCGCCTGCGTCAACTATTGGAAGTTCCTTCAGCTCAGGATGTGCAGCAAGGTAGGGATATTTTGAAAAAGATTTGTTTTCAGTTTCGCTTATTCCCTTGATGAGATCAATTGCATCGAGGTATGAGAATACTCTTGTACTTCCCTGTGCGATTGGAACAACTGAGTTTATCTGCTTCGGAACCTCAACTTCACGGCCAATCATATCTGTAACGGTAATTGTGTTTACAGAGGTTGATTGTTCTTCCGGAGACTGAATAGTCTGATTTTGGGATGTACATCCACAAATTAATGTAGCAGAAATTATTACCATAACCAGAAACAGCAACAATTTGGTGTTAACATTCATTATTTTAATTCTACTCATCCATTTTAATATTTTTTGAATTAGAATTGATCCTGATTTTGAGCATGTCTTAATAGGATCAGGGTAATCGAATAGAAATGAAATTTCAACATGCCAATACGGGCAGAATGAAACCCGAAGGATACTTCCCCCTTTGCAGGGCAGGCGAAAACCGGAAATGCCCGGAAACTCCTTTTGAAGATGCCGGCAAGCATTCGGACAACTGATCTCCCCCAGTCCTCTGCTATCTGCCGCTTTACAATCATTTCCCCTATATCCCAATAAAGTCCGACCAGCTCTTCATTAACAGCTCCAAGTTCACGGTATTGTACATCCCTCTGCCGGTCTTTCAACACGACAAACAAATTGCCATAGTCCCAGGGTAAAAAAAGACAAACATTTGTATTTAATATTTATTTTCCATTCAAACTTGAATTCAGTTATCGGTCATCGTAGTTTTGTAAGAACATCTATTCTTTATTTCTCTGATAAAAGACTCTTGATCATCCAATTCAGGAATTTTTATGCTAAGAATAGCTGAATGGTCTCTATTTGCCATCGAAAATGGGGAACAATCGAAGACCATCCGGCTGCCCACCGGATTCCTGTCCGATCGATCATTCCACCGTTGTTGTAGAGAGATTTCATATGAGGCCCAAGCACTTATTTCCACTATCCGGCGAACCGGGGAAATGAAAAAAATGAAGGGCCGGATTTATTTCAGGCAACCCTTCGCCTGGCCGAAGATGTTGAAGATCTGGTCGTCACCAGTATCGTTCAGGCGCTTTCTCTCCGCCGGCTCCTCAACGAGAGCTAGCACAGGAAGGTCAAGATTGACACCAGGTTCGTAACCGAACATCTCCTGCATCTCAAGCTGGATTGCGTGCATGAAGAGGGAATTAGGGATGTCCATTGCACAGCGTTCCTCGCACTGGCCGCAGTTGATGCATGAATCCGCAATATGCGAGTACCGGATCAGGTGGAACATGAAAGGAGGCGGGATCTGTCCCCTCGGCACAAGGTACGGTTTCTTGGTGCTGCACTCTTTGCAATAACAGATCGGACACGCCTCGATGCACTGGTAGCACTTGATGCACTTCGAGGTCTCATCCATCAGGAATTTAAGACGCTCCGTACCTTCTCCAAGTTTGCTGAACTGTTTCTCCCTGCACTTGTCCGCAAGCTTGAGCATAGCGCCTTCGACCTTATCGCGTATAGCGAGACCCTTCGGGTCTGGTGCGGATGTCGAAATTGCACCCGCTTTCTCCGCCCCGGATACGAGATTTGCACCCTTCTCGCTGCATATCTCGATGAATGTCGCTTTACCGGCTTTATCACCGATGACACCCCAGTTCCCGCACGCGATATCGCACTGCCGCGGGATCTTCGTCTTGCAGCGCTGGCAGTTTGCACGCCTGCCAAATCCTTCCTCTTCTAGTTCATCTATGGAGATACCTTTCTCTCCGCCTTCGTACTCGATGATAAACTGTCCCTTGTCGATCTCTTCCTTTATAACGGAACCAGGATCGACACCGTACTTCTCAGTTATCATCCTTCTGGCGGTCATGGGACTCACTGTCCCGCCGCAGTTAAGACCGATCATTATAAAGTTGTCAAGACTCACCTGGTTCCTCTTGGCCAGTTCATACATCGCCTTTGCGTCACATCCCTTGAGAGTGACGGCAATCTTCATGTCGCGACCGCCGTTGAAGTCCTCTTTGAAGATCTTTGGCAACAGCAGGGTCCCGCAATGAAGAGAACCCGCACACTCTACAATCTTTTCGGGATCTGTAACAAGAGTGGGGACAGCATCATACAGGTCCTGCCCCTTCTTCACTGCAAGTACGGCATCGACAAGTTTGTTTTCGAGAGCGTATTTCAGCAGTGCCGTAACGGCACCTCCGCACTCTCCTCTCTTCAGAATGTCCGCATCTCCGGCCCATGCATATACCATATCGCCTTTAGTCGTCATATCTCAGGCCTCCTCAATAGTTTCAATCTTCACGGCACATGCCTTGAACTCTGGGATCTTTGCAAGCGGGTCAAGAGCATTGTTCGTCAGCCTGTTGGCTGCACATTCCACGAAATGGAATGGCATGAACATGACGCCCTTCTTGATGTCCTCCATCACCTTCGCGGCAACCGTGATCTCGCCCCTCCGGGATACCACCTTTACCATCTCACCGTTCCTGACACCAAGCTCCTTTGCATCCTCTTCGTTTATCTCGACCCAGCCTGTCTTTACCTCGTCATCAAGAGCCTTCGAGCGCCGTGTCATAGAACCGGTATGATAATGCCAGATTATACGGCCGGTCGTGAAGCGGTACGGATATTCCTCGTCGGGAACCTCCGCCGGCGCTTTCCATTCGATTGCGTGAAATACTCCAAGTCCGTCGGGTGTTGCAAATTTTTCCGTATGAAGAATCGGAGTCCCGGGATGATCCACTGTCGGGCATGGCCAGTGAAGTGCCTCGGGGGTTCCGATCCTTTCATAGTTCATGCCGTGGTAGGACGGGGTGAGTTCGGCGATCTCGTTGAAGACATCTTCCGGGGACGTGTACGGGAACTGGTCGGCATAGCCCATCACTGCACTGAGCTCTGAGATAATTCTCCAGTCTTCCTTCGCCTCTCCCGGCGGTTCCTGCGCCTTCCTCCAGCGCTGGACACGTCGTTCGGTATTTGTCTGGCATCCGTCCTTCTCGGCGAAGCATGTCGCGGGGAGCACGACGTGTGCGTACTCGCAGGTCTCGGTAAAGAAAATATCCTGGACCACCAGGAAATCCAGGTTCTGGATCGCCTCCTCGACGTGGTTTAAGTCAGGTTCTGAGAGCAGCGGGTTTTCTCCCATAAGGTACATCGCCTTCAGCCTGCCCGGGTCGTCATGAAGGACATTGAACATGGTGGTGATCTCAAAGCCGTTCTTAGGCTCTGCGATCCCGTCGGGAAATCCCCATGCGTCCTCGAACTTCTTGCGGACAGGACCGTCGACTACTTTCTGGTATCCCGTGAATACATTCGGGAGCGCACCCATGTCGCAGGAACCTTGCACGTTGTTCTGGCCACGCAGAGCATTGACGCCGCCGCCGGGGATGCCGATATTGCCCGTAAGCATCAGCAGATTCGCGGTGGACTTGACATTGTCGACGCCGACCGTGTGCTGGGTGAGACCCATAGAATAGAGAACCGTCGCCGACTCTGCCTTACCGAACCATTCGGCAGCGGTCCTGAGAGATTCTGCAGGAACGCCGACCAGTTCTCCGACGACCTCAGGAGTGTATCTTTCGAGAAGCACTATTTTTTTGAGTTCTTCGTAATCCTTCGTCCTCTTCTCGATAAAATCCTTGTCTTCCCAGCCGTTTCTTATGATCTCCCCCATCATGCAGTTAAGAATCGCGACGTCGCCGCCGCTGTAAAACTGCATATACAGATCTGACTGCCGGGCCGTCGGCGTAAACCTCGGGTCTGCATAGATGAACTTTGCTCCGGCAGCCTTCGCCTTCATAATCTGGCGCCCGATTAAAGGATGCTGCTCGAATGTGTTGCTGCCGAGACAGAATATGCACTTCGACTCGGATATATCAGGAATCGAATTCGTCATCGCTCCCGAGCCGAATGAAGCGGCAAGGCCGACCACGGTGGAAGCATGGCACAGACGGGCGCAGTGATCTATATGACGCGTTTTAAGGACACCCCGTGCAAATTTCATCAGGGCATAATTATCCTCGTTGGAACAGCGTGCAGACGAGAGCACGGCACACTCCTCGGGTTGGTATTTTTTAAAATTTTCCGCGATTATACTGTAGGCTTCATCCCACGTTGTCTCAACATATTTTCCGTCTTTTCTGACGAGCGGCTTCTTCAGGCGATCCTTGTGATTGATAAACTGCCATGCATATGTTCCCTTCGGACAGACCTTCCCTTCGTTGATAGGGGAGCGATAATACGGTGCTGTCCCGGTTACTTTTCCGTCCCTGACCGCCAGGTTAAACGTACAACCGGTACCGCAATACGGACATGTTGTCTGGACATACTTGAAATCCACTAATTCACCTCTGATGCAATTTCTAAAAATCGCTAATTAAACGAATTACATTACTATTGATTAATGTTGGGTGTGTAAAACGAACCTCGGTCAATCAATTGTAATTTATAATTGCTATATATTAATTAAACGCTGTAAACTGCATAGCAATTCGGTTGGGCAAAACTGATGCGCGGATTCGGGCAGCCATTTCCGCCCTGGTTTTCAGTGTGTTTCATATCGAAATAATTTGAGTGCATACCATCTTTTTCCGTCGTTTTGCCCTGATCTCAATAATTGTTGGTGACGATAATTTATTACAACTCGGATTCTGACCGCGAAGAATCACTCAGATCAGATACAATAAGTTTAGTTAACATATACAAAAAATATGTTGTTATGATTTATCTGATGTGGCGACACCCACCCATTTTTAATCAATTTAGTGATCAATTCTGCGCTTCACCTATTCCAAAACCTGAAATGAGCTAAACACATTAACAAATATTTATTAATTATTTCAATAAATCAAACTATATTCATTAATAATCATTACGATGATACACTCAATATTCATCAAAATAATCAGTAATTATAAATAGACACTTCCCAGATTTAAAGTTGTTAAGATGAATACACGGGATTGCCATATGTACAGGCAACATGACCTTACTTTGGTACAGGCCACCCATAAAACCTGTTTGTAAAGGATAGCAAAGCGGTTAGTACACCTCTTGCTATTGTTCTCCGGTTAATAAAGACAGGGCCTGGCCTAAAAATTACCCGCGTATGGCAGTTTGAAAAAAACGTTCATGTAAATAAACCACGCCTGAAAACTCTGCCGGAAAAAGAACGGCAAATTTGAAGAGGCGATAAGAAATGAAACCCTATGATCTGATTTCCGGGAAATTTAAGGCTATAGGCCGGATGAATATTCCCTCAAACGAGAGGTGTTGTTATTGACCGAAAAAATTGAACTAAACCTGATTACGGGCCGGACAATCCAGCAGGGCGTATCGATGGAAGGGGGAAAAGAGAAATCCGACTACCGGGACGCCTGCGGAATCCTGGAACTCGATCCGGTTGATCTGAAGAAGCTGGGGTTGTGGGAAGGCAGCCCCGTGCGTGTTACCAGTTCATACGGCTCGGTTGTTGTAAAAGTAGTCAAAACGAAACAGGGCCCTCACCCCGGCCTCGGCTGGATCCCGATGGGACCTTGGGCAAACCGCCTGACCGATCCGAATACCTACTCAATGGGAATGCCCACCTTCAAAGGTATTCCTGTCGTAGTCGAATCCGCACCAAACGAAAAAGTCCTTCTCTCCCTTGAGGTTATTGAGCAGGGCCTCCTGGAGGATGATTAAACATGCCGGTCAGAGTTACAGATGTAGTGTGCCCATTCTGCGGAACATTGTGCGACGATCTCGAATGCGATATCAGCGACGACGGCAAGAAGATCCTCGAGATCTACAATGCATGCGCAATCGGTGCCGAGAAATTCATGCACTCCCAGTCCGATGACCGTCTTGTCCTCCCGAGGATGAGGCAGGAGGACGGGACCTGGAAGAATGTCTCATATGAGGAGGCCGTAGAATATACCGCGCAAATGCTTTCAAATGCCGTAAAACCGCTTATGTACGGCTGGAGCTCAACCAACTGCGAAGCCCAGAGTATGGGTTCGAAGGTCGGAGAGCTCTGCGGTGCCCAGATGGATAATACGGCGACAGTCTGCCACGGATCTACTCTGATCGCAATCCAGGATGCCGGTGTTCCCACCTGCACTCTCGGAGAGATCAAGAACCGTGCGGATTTCATAATATTCTGGGGCTGCAATCCCGCCCACGCCCACCCGCGCCATATGTCACGCTATTCGATCTTTCCACGCGGGTTCTTTACCGGAAAAGGGCACAAGGGAAGGACTTTCGTAGTAGTAGACCCCCGTCATACAGATACGGCGAGTCTTACGGATTACCACCTCCCTGTAGAGCAGGGGCGGGATTACGAACTTTTAAGCGCACTACGTGTCGTTTTCCACGGCGAAGGCGACAGACTCCCTGAAGTTGTTGCAGGAATTCCAAAGGAGACCATAATCGAAGTCGGAGAAAAGATGAAGGCGGCCAGGTTCGGCTGCATATTCTTCGGCATGGGTGTGACCCAGTCGATCTCGAAGAACCACAACATCGACATGGCGATCAATGTCACACGCGACCTCAATGAATTTTCGAAATGGTCCATCATGCCGATGCGGGGCCACTACAACGTCACCGGCTCCGGAGAGGTGTGGGGATGGCAGTACGGCTATCCTTTCTGTATTGATCTTTCGAGAGGTTATGCACGCTATAATCCGGGCGAGTCCTCGTCCAACGATCTTATCGAGAGAGGCGAACTCGATGCGGTCTTCGTTCTCGGCAGCGATCCCGGCGCCCACTTCCCGTTCAGTGCCGTAAAGAAGATGAACAAACTGCCGTGCGTATGCGTAGACCCGCATATCACGCCGACGACCGTAGTCGCGGATCTCCACGTGCCTGTGGCATTTGTCGGTGTGGAAGTCGGAGGGTGTGCATACCGCATGGACAGCGTTCCGATCGAGACGCACAAGGTCGTAGATCCGCCTGAAGGTGTTCTTACCGACGAGGAGTTCTTAGAAAAGGTCTACGAACGGATGAAAGAGATCAAGGGAGTGTGACCTGATGGAATACATAGTCAAAAACGGTTTCGTCGTCGATCCTGTTCTCGGGGCAGACTGCGAAAAGATGGACATTGCGGTAAGGGACGGCAAAATCGTCGATGATGCCGGCCCGAACGCAAAGGTTATCGACGCGTCCGGAATGCTCGTCATGGCAGGCGGCGTGGATATCCATTCGCACAGTGCCGGCCCGAAGGTAAATGTGGGGCGGAACCTTCGTCCCGAGGACAAGGGAAATCATCCTGAGTTTACAAGGCCACGGTCAGGCGTTAAGAAGATGGAGGCAGGTTTTTCAGTACCTACCGCCTACTCGTCCGGCTACATATTTTCAAGGATGGGCTACGGTTTTGCGACCGAGGCCGCGATGCCCCCGCTCTATGCCAAGCACACCCATGAAGAGATGAGGGATACGCCGATCATCGACGAGGCGGCACTTCCGGTCTTCGGCAACAACTGGTTCGTCCTCGATTACCTGAAGAACCACGAGATCGATAATACGGCAAGCTATATCGCATGGCTCCTGCGTGTGACAAAGGGATACGGCATAAAATGCGTAAATCCCGGCGGAACAGAGGCATGGGCATGGGGAATGAACTGCATAACGCCGAAAGATCCCGTTCCTTTCTTCGATATCACGCCCGAAGAGATTATAAAAGGTCTTATCGAAGCGAACGAATACCTGAAACTTCCCCACTCGATGCATCTTCACTCGAACTCGCTCGGGGAACCGGGCAATTACCAGATTACGATAGATTCGCTGAAATGCGCAGAAGGCATAAAACCAGCAGGCGATTTCAATCGTGACCAGGTCCTTCACCATACACATCTCCAGTTCCACTGTTACGGCGGGGATTCCTACTCGTCAAAGAGTTTCGAGTCGAGATCGAGGGAAGTAATGGACTACATCAACAGCGTAGACAACATCACGTTCGATATAGGCCAGATAACACTGGACGAGACCACGACGATGACAGCCGATGGTCCGTTCGAATACCACCTCTCGCACATGAACCACCTGAAGTGGGTCAACAAGGATGTCGAGCTTGAGACAGCCGCAGGTGTAGTTCCGTTTATCTACAACCCGAATTCGTTCATCGGGGTCGCCCAGTGGGCTATCGGTCTTGAACTGGGTCTCCTTGCAAAGGACCCGATGAAGTGCTATGTTACGACGGATGCACCGAACGCCGGCCCGGTCCACCGCTACCCGCGTGTGATCAAATGGCTCATGAGCTCGAAGGCCCGCGACGATATCCTCGATGCATGCAAGTACGGCGAAAGCGTCCGCTCGCAGTGCTATATC from Methanolacinia petrolearia DSM 11571 encodes:
- a CDS encoding Coenzyme F420 hydrogenase/dehydrogenase, beta subunit C-terminal domain translates to MTTKGDMVYAWAGDADILKRGECGGAVTALLKYALENKLVDAVLAVKKGQDLYDAVPTLVTDPEKIVECAGSLHCGTLLLPKIFKEDFNGGRDMKIAVTLKGCDAKAMYELAKRNQVSLDNFIMIGLNCGGTVSPMTARRMITEKYGVDPGSVIKEEIDKGQFIIEYEGGEKGISIDELEEEGFGRRANCQRCKTKIPRQCDIACGNWGVIGDKAGKATFIEICSEKGANLVSGAEKAGAISTSAPDPKGLAIRDKVEGAMLKLADKCREKQFSKLGEGTERLKFLMDETSKCIKCYQCIEACPICYCKECSTKKPYLVPRGQIPPPFMFHLIRYSHIADSCINCGQCEERCAMDIPNSLFMHAIQLEMQEMFGYEPGVNLDLPVLALVEEPAERKRLNDTGDDQIFNIFGQAKGCLK
- a CDS encoding TIGR03557 family F420-dependent LLM class oxidoreductase, translated to MDTKVGYFASIEQYKPMDALEQSVRAEKVGFDSIWVDDHFHPWYHDDAQSGQAWAWMGATLQATKKVFVSTCITCPILRYNPGVVAQTFATLRQMYPKRVGIAVGAGEALNEVPVTGQWPSVPERQEMTVEAIEVMRKLWESDKPVTFKGKYYNLEKAFMYTKPDDEVPLYFSGMGPKGAKLAGKYGDHLMTVSADTDTLRNMTIPKFEEGAKEAGKDPKKMEKAMLIWYSVDPDFEKAVEGNRFWAGCLVPSMFKYRVSDPPEVQAHANLVHTDTIKKNFLCATDAEGLIKEIERFKEAGINHFCLGNSSPNVNYGIDIFKEVIPAVRD
- a CDS encoding molybdopterin dinucleotide binding domain-containing protein, whose translation is MTEKIELNLITGRTIQQGVSMEGGKEKSDYRDACGILELDPVDLKKLGLWEGSPVRVTSSYGSVVVKVVKTKQGPHPGLGWIPMGPWANRLTDPNTYSMGMPTFKGIPVVVESAPNEKVLLSLEVIEQGLLEDD
- a CDS encoding ABC transporter substrate-binding protein encodes the protein MIGREVEVPKQINSVVPIAQGSTRVFSYLDAIDLIKGISETENKSFSKYPYLAAHPELKELPIVDAGGAGTPYLEEIVKVSPDLIVASYFDVATADELQAKTGIPVVVIEPGVGRIGFIDYMDDNNDLYQSLDLIAKIIDKEERAVELKSYIKSLVTDLEERTDGISEDEIVPVYVGGLSKQGAFGLASTQIKYPPFVWTNSDNVASGVESASNTVEISKEQIIGWDPSVIFADVSNIVLIKDELSSGLYDTVKAVDEGEVYGVLPYPGYGLNHELVFADSYYVGSVLYPDRFSDVDVIAVSDEIMKEFNGKGAYSTITKQSGGFERITTD
- a CDS encoding formylmethanofuran dehydrogenase subunit B — its product is MPVRVTDVVCPFCGTLCDDLECDISDDGKKILEIYNACAIGAEKFMHSQSDDRLVLPRMRQEDGTWKNVSYEEAVEYTAQMLSNAVKPLMYGWSSTNCEAQSMGSKVGELCGAQMDNTATVCHGSTLIAIQDAGVPTCTLGEIKNRADFIIFWGCNPAHAHPRHMSRYSIFPRGFFTGKGHKGRTFVVVDPRHTDTASLTDYHLPVEQGRDYELLSALRVVFHGEGDRLPEVVAGIPKETIIEVGEKMKAARFGCIFFGMGVTQSISKNHNIDMAINVTRDLNEFSKWSIMPMRGHYNVTGSGEVWGWQYGYPFCIDLSRGYARYNPGESSSNDLIERGELDAVFVLGSDPGAHFPFSAVKKMNKLPCVCVDPHITPTTVVADLHVPVAFVGVEVGGCAYRMDSVPIETHKVVDPPEGVLTDEEFLEKVYERMKEIKGV
- a CDS encoding formylmethanofuran dehydrogenase subunit A, producing MEYIVKNGFVVDPVLGADCEKMDIAVRDGKIVDDAGPNAKVIDASGMLVMAGGVDIHSHSAGPKVNVGRNLRPEDKGNHPEFTRPRSGVKKMEAGFSVPTAYSSGYIFSRMGYGFATEAAMPPLYAKHTHEEMRDTPIIDEAALPVFGNNWFVLDYLKNHEIDNTASYIAWLLRVTKGYGIKCVNPGGTEAWAWGMNCITPKDPVPFFDITPEEIIKGLIEANEYLKLPHSMHLHSNSLGEPGNYQITIDSLKCAEGIKPAGDFNRDQVLHHTHLQFHCYGGDSYSSKSFESRSREVMDYINSVDNITFDIGQITLDETTTMTADGPFEYHLSHMNHLKWVNKDVELETAAGVVPFIYNPNSFIGVAQWAIGLELGLLAKDPMKCYVTTDAPNAGPVHRYPRVIKWLMSSKARDDILDACKYGESVRSQCYIGELSDRELTLMDIAKMTRTGSAKALGLSHMFGSLKPGMEGDVSVYPINPVEDLGDPDKIEYAFGNAKYFIKSGELIIDNGEFVSNGNKRTFWVSHPMQLTDQVERDISERFKKYYTVTRNNYGVKEHHYVPNPYVIEVGA
- a CDS encoding cupin domain-containing protein, with the protein product MYHKNNKDAFDKGVVFFSDIEIESDKKEWYEHPACKGVFLKDLVTGKDTDGRFSYHLVRVQKNCEVMDHDHETQWEFNRVIGGKGVFLMGDKEIVLAPGQTFVTPPKIHHTVSAYDDELSLLAVFIPALA
- the fdhF gene encoding formate dehydrogenase subunit alpha; this translates as MDFKYVQTTCPYCGTGCTFNLAVRDGKVTGTAPYYRSPINEGKVCPKGTYAWQFINHKDRLKKPLVRKDGKYVETTWDEAYSIIAENFKKYQPEECAVLSSARCSNEDNYALMKFARGVLKTRHIDHCARLCHASTVVGLAASFGSGAMTNSIPDISESKCIFCLGSNTFEQHPLIGRQIMKAKAAGAKFIYADPRFTPTARQSDLYMQFYSGGDVAILNCMMGEIIRNGWEDKDFIEKRTKDYEELKKIVLLERYTPEVVGELVGVPAESLRTAAEWFGKAESATVLYSMGLTQHTVGVDNVKSTANLLMLTGNIGIPGGGVNALRGQNNVQGSCDMGALPNVFTGYQKVVDGPVRKKFEDAWGFPDGIAEPKNGFEITTMFNVLHDDPGRLKAMYLMGENPLLSEPDLNHVEEAIQNLDFLVVQDIFFTETCEYAHVVLPATCFAEKDGCQTNTERRVQRWRKAQEPPGEAKEDWRIISELSAVMGYADQFPYTSPEDVFNEIAELTPSYHGMNYERIGTPEALHWPCPTVDHPGTPILHTEKFATPDGLGVFHAIEWKAPAEVPDEEYPYRFTTGRIIWHYHTGSMTRRSKALDDEVKTGWVEINEEDAKELGVRNGEMVKVVSRRGEITVAAKVMEDIKKGVMFMPFHFVECAANRLTNNALDPLAKIPEFKACAVKIETIEEA
- a CDS encoding DUF1016 N-terminal domain-containing protein yields the protein MKDRQRDVQYRELGAVNEELVGLYWDIGEMIVKRQIAEDWGRSVVRMLAGIFKRSFRAFPVFACPAKGEVSFGFHSARIGMLKFHFYSITLILLRHAQNQDQF